One genomic segment of Alkalimarinus alittae includes these proteins:
- a CDS encoding GGDEF domain-containing protein gives MSGSGTASSDLKRWKEKCFAQAEELEQQEKSFEDHTDLLQRLLVRVSLAADGLNEALDTELASLRDQLRKGTASKTELSSRLSKIEKAVLALDEQKSERTSKVLEALQSLVDQLLELALERKQRKQLKQLSKDIRGKKNGLREYPNLLMQYAHLQEDALKHQFSMIGQENKNGILQRIFGTNNSNGEAIQTDSATLTTADSEDKQTLLDEDATELDLAENGDDVELTPGFSAVSKHVSIALSNLITQLSIPENVESTAEKIQTTIQNGLNWYELGPTIDDVANLVISSVGKGQKDFELFLQNLDDRLATLQSFLAASKSQQLDWQGSTSDLDRTVRDQVKTISQEVLDANDIDHLKVSVTSHIETIIASMDNFVASEDTRIDEMNKQMEAMQHRLQTMETEAGEIRSRLQVERAKALTDILTGLANREAYEERLQMEFERWQRYRQPAAIVVADIDFFKRVNDDYGHLAGDKVIQIIAKELSNRIRKTDFVARYGGEEFVIIMPETTLEDAIPVMEKTREMISRLPFHFRDENVQITMSFGIAAFQDKDSPAEIFELADKALYKAKENGRNRVEISDNSSEI, from the coding sequence ATGTCAGGATCAGGAACGGCTAGCAGTGATTTAAAGCGATGGAAGGAAAAATGCTTCGCGCAAGCCGAAGAATTGGAACAGCAAGAAAAATCCTTCGAAGATCACACTGATCTTTTACAGAGGCTTTTAGTAAGAGTGAGTTTGGCTGCAGATGGCTTAAATGAAGCGTTAGACACAGAGCTAGCCTCATTGCGAGACCAACTAAGAAAAGGAACTGCAAGCAAAACAGAGTTATCGAGTCGGTTGAGTAAAATTGAGAAAGCGGTTCTTGCACTCGACGAGCAAAAGTCAGAGCGAACCAGTAAGGTGCTTGAAGCGTTACAAAGTTTGGTAGATCAATTGCTAGAACTAGCGCTTGAGCGAAAGCAAAGAAAACAACTCAAGCAATTATCTAAAGACATCCGCGGTAAAAAAAATGGATTACGGGAATACCCAAATCTGCTGATGCAATATGCTCACTTGCAAGAGGACGCCTTGAAACATCAGTTTTCAATGATCGGGCAAGAAAACAAAAACGGTATATTGCAGCGAATATTTGGCACGAACAATTCAAATGGGGAGGCGATTCAAACAGACTCAGCCACTTTAACTACGGCGGACTCTGAGGATAAACAAACGCTATTGGATGAGGATGCTACAGAACTTGATCTCGCAGAAAATGGAGATGATGTAGAACTCACGCCCGGTTTTTCAGCTGTATCAAAGCATGTGAGTATTGCGCTTAGTAACTTAATTACCCAGTTGAGCATACCTGAAAATGTTGAGTCTACCGCTGAAAAAATTCAGACGACGATTCAAAATGGTTTAAATTGGTACGAGTTAGGGCCTACCATTGACGATGTTGCAAATCTGGTTATTTCTTCTGTTGGCAAGGGACAAAAAGATTTCGAGTTGTTCTTACAAAATTTAGATGACCGTTTAGCGACGTTGCAGAGCTTTTTAGCGGCAAGTAAGAGCCAACAACTCGATTGGCAGGGCTCGACCAGTGACCTTGATCGTACAGTACGAGACCAAGTTAAGACCATCTCTCAAGAAGTCCTTGATGCTAACGATATAGATCATCTCAAGGTGTCCGTGACCTCTCATATTGAAACAATCATTGCATCAATGGATAATTTCGTCGCCTCCGAAGATACGCGTATTGACGAGATGAATAAACAAATGGAGGCTATGCAGCATCGCTTGCAAACAATGGAAACCGAAGCGGGCGAGATAAGGTCTCGATTGCAAGTCGAAAGAGCTAAAGCGTTGACCGATATACTCACGGGTCTGGCTAACCGAGAAGCGTATGAAGAACGCTTGCAGATGGAGTTTGAGCGTTGGCAGCGCTATCGGCAGCCTGCTGCAATAGTGGTTGCAGATATAGATTTTTTCAAACGGGTAAATGATGATTATGGTCACTTAGCCGGCGATAAAGTTATTCAGATAATTGCTAAAGAACTCTCTAATCGGATACGAAAAACGGACTTTGTTGCTCGTTACGGGGGTGAAGAGTTTGTGATTATTATGCCTGAAACAACCTTGGAAGATGCCATTCCTGTGATGGAAAAGACGCGAGAAATGATCTCTCGATTACCCTTTCATTTTAGGGATGAAAATGTGCAGATTACCATGTCGTTTGGCATAGCCGCTTTTCAGGATAAAGATTCTCCAGCAGAGATATTTGAGCTGGCAGATAAAGCCCTCTATAAAGCGAAAGAGAATGGCCGAAACCGTGTTGAAATTTCAGATAATAGTAGTGAAATATAG
- a CDS encoding ATP-binding protein yields MSKWLPVLLLSLFVVLSPSYVFADNIKTLTDAQYEGTQPSSQVTLPTSPVSLTPEERLWLQNHPDIVLSGDIFWPPFEFIDDDGNYAGMVSDIIKLIESRLDYRFDIDHKDNWNETLESLVDREIGGITAIAKTPQREELMLFSEPYFSFPIVLVIREGMGFITDLRELKNERVGVVKGYASYDYLIINHPELNIQGVNSVTEGLRMLSDGELDVFVSNIPSVSHLIKSLGLYNVRLTSITPYVYDLRIGVNVDYPELVPIINKAIASIPQQALDDIYKDWVFKDMNAQVDYRIVRRIALISIFVIGIFWYWNRKLSKEVSDRIASENALRASEEQLRKASHEAERLARKADEANQAKSIFLANMSHEIRTPMNAVMGYAELLSATVKDKKQKSYLSSISAGSRALLTLINDILDLSKVEAGKLHIEYRPTSLSPLFDELEKIFLAKIESKKLRFVIELSETVPNVVMLDEARVRQVLFNLVGNAIKFTHSGAIDVRANAVPSVESGKVDLTIEVEDTGIGIPHDQQERIFRAFEQQAGQSTREYGGTGLGLAISKKLVEMMGGALSLKSEVGKGSCFTVKICNVDVANEDQLIESDLPDASQYRFNPAKILVADDVELNRQLVKDLLEDTDFVIKEAEDGKKAIVIAERWNPDLILMDIRMPVMDGYEATYTMKRNASTQHIPIVALTASVMSKDEHRIKEAGFDGYLKKPVSGSELFAGIAAFLPHLVLNNSRVTTDDNAALERPYTRGSSTLRDQEEHQDLPFSYDADVQSAISEQFMVEWSSVNGSGDISATNTFAESLHAYSQARGLASLEIYAADLKAAAEAFDLDEIQRLLENFEARMVGYR; encoded by the coding sequence GTGTCGAAATGGTTACCGGTATTATTGCTCTCCTTATTTGTTGTGCTTTCGCCTTCTTACGTTTTTGCAGACAATATCAAAACGCTCACTGATGCTCAGTACGAAGGCACTCAACCATCCTCTCAAGTAACGCTACCGACTTCACCTGTTTCTTTGACGCCAGAAGAACGGCTATGGTTACAAAACCATCCAGATATTGTGCTATCGGGTGATATTTTCTGGCCACCATTTGAGTTTATTGATGATGATGGGAACTATGCCGGTATGGTTAGCGATATTATAAAACTAATAGAATCGCGCTTAGATTACCGTTTTGATATTGATCATAAAGACAATTGGAATGAAACACTTGAAAGCTTAGTGGATCGTGAAATCGGGGGCATTACGGCAATCGCTAAAACACCACAGCGCGAAGAGTTGATGCTATTCTCAGAGCCTTATTTTTCTTTTCCCATTGTTTTGGTGATTAGAGAGGGGATGGGGTTTATCACTGACCTTCGTGAGTTGAAGAATGAGCGAGTAGGGGTTGTGAAAGGTTATGCCTCATATGACTACTTAATCATCAATCATCCGGAGCTTAATATACAAGGAGTAAATAGTGTAACAGAAGGCTTAAGAATGCTATCCGACGGAGAGCTTGACGTATTTGTGAGCAATATCCCTTCGGTAAGTCACTTAATTAAATCGCTAGGTTTATACAATGTACGGCTAACGAGCATTACCCCCTATGTTTACGACTTACGCATAGGCGTCAACGTAGATTACCCCGAGCTGGTGCCCATTATTAATAAGGCGATTGCCAGTATTCCTCAGCAAGCGCTTGATGATATCTATAAAGATTGGGTGTTTAAAGATATGAATGCTCAAGTAGACTACCGAATTGTCCGTCGTATTGCGTTAATTTCTATTTTTGTCATCGGCATATTTTGGTATTGGAATCGAAAACTCTCAAAAGAAGTGAGTGATAGGATAGCATCTGAAAACGCTTTAAGAGCCAGTGAAGAGCAGTTGCGTAAAGCGTCTCATGAAGCCGAGCGGCTAGCTCGAAAAGCGGATGAAGCGAACCAAGCAAAAAGTATTTTTTTGGCCAATATGTCACACGAAATACGCACTCCGATGAATGCCGTTATGGGGTATGCTGAGCTTTTATCAGCAACAGTGAAAGATAAAAAACAAAAAAGCTATTTGAGCTCAATTAGTGCTGGCAGTAGAGCGCTGTTAACCCTTATTAACGATATCCTAGATTTGTCAAAAGTGGAAGCTGGTAAGCTTCATATAGAATATCGCCCCACCTCGCTTAGCCCACTATTTGACGAACTTGAGAAGATATTTTTGGCTAAAATAGAGAGCAAAAAGCTACGGTTTGTAATTGAGTTATCTGAGACGGTTCCTAATGTGGTAATGCTAGACGAAGCGCGGGTAAGGCAGGTGCTTTTTAATCTTGTGGGAAATGCGATTAAGTTTACTCATAGTGGCGCCATTGATGTTAGGGCTAATGCTGTTCCGTCAGTTGAGTCTGGTAAGGTTGATTTAACTATAGAGGTTGAAGATACCGGCATCGGTATTCCTCATGATCAGCAAGAAAGAATCTTTAGAGCGTTTGAGCAACAAGCAGGACAAAGTACGCGAGAGTATGGCGGGACCGGTTTAGGATTAGCGATTAGTAAAAAACTGGTTGAAATGATGGGGGGCGCGTTATCCCTCAAAAGTGAGGTGGGAAAAGGCTCTTGTTTCACGGTTAAGATTTGTAATGTAGATGTTGCGAATGAAGATCAGTTGATTGAAAGCGACTTGCCTGACGCATCGCAATACCGGTTTAACCCCGCAAAAATTTTGGTGGCGGACGACGTCGAGTTAAATCGTCAGTTAGTTAAAGACCTTCTTGAAGATACCGATTTTGTTATAAAAGAAGCGGAGGACGGTAAGAAAGCAATTGTAATTGCAGAGCGGTGGAATCCGGATCTTATTTTAATGGATATACGGATGCCTGTGATGGATGGTTATGAAGCCACTTATACGATGAAACGAAATGCGTCCACTCAGCATATTCCTATTGTAGCCTTGACAGCTTCAGTGATGAGCAAAGATGAACATAGAATTAAAGAGGCTGGCTTTGATGGGTATCTTAAAAAGCCTGTGAGTGGAAGTGAACTATTTGCCGGCATCGCAGCGTTTCTACCTCATCTTGTGCTGAATAATAGTCGCGTAACAACTGATGATAATGCGGCGCTAGAGCGTCCATATACCAGAGGCAGCAGTACCCTGCGAGATCAGGAAGAGCATCAAGATTTACCTTTTTCATACGATGCCGACGTCCAAAGCGCTATTAGCGAGCAGTTTATGGTGGAATGGTCGTCGGTTAATGGTAGCGGGGATATCTCGGCAACAAACACGTTTGCTGAATCGTTACATGCATACTCGCAAGCAAGAGGTCTAGCGAGTCTTGAGATTTATGCCGCGGACTTAAAAGCGGCGGCTGAAGCATTCGACTTGGATGAAATACAGCGTCTTTTAGAAAACTTTGAAGCGAGAATGGTTGGTTACCGTTAA
- a CDS encoding energy transducer TonB, which translates to MLKLVNRYAVWILLAIGLHALLLMSRAPTFQPMQLRLHSGHQAVSLTLKQVGENQAIAEPRANPVALDVVQASPLKTTNTNASEAIKKIITKAPSVQNAQPALQKKQPFQNTSIKPADVKVNVTNAKPVKPIYLDRPAARIIEKSETLPKMLSSESSTPTKPKGAVAIAKPLSANSPNYPRRAIMRNQQGRVKVSFIVDKRGYVDNIELIESSGYALLDQSVFRFAEEERFIPAMQDGIPIASTQLYLFRFVLE; encoded by the coding sequence ATGCTGAAACTTGTAAATCGCTATGCTGTCTGGATTTTATTAGCTATAGGGCTACATGCCTTACTGTTAATGAGTCGGGCGCCGACATTCCAGCCGATGCAGCTTCGCCTTCATTCAGGCCATCAGGCCGTTTCTCTGACGCTTAAACAGGTCGGTGAAAATCAGGCGATTGCTGAGCCAAGGGCAAACCCAGTAGCGCTTGATGTAGTTCAGGCTTCACCTCTAAAGACGACCAATACCAATGCTAGTGAAGCGATAAAAAAAATCATAACAAAAGCGCCATCTGTGCAAAACGCGCAACCTGCATTGCAGAAAAAACAGCCATTTCAAAACACTTCAATTAAACCTGCTGACGTTAAGGTAAACGTAACCAACGCAAAACCAGTAAAACCTATTTATCTAGACAGGCCAGCGGCGAGGATTATCGAGAAGTCTGAAACCTTACCCAAAATGTTATCTTCAGAGTCTAGCACACCAACAAAGCCTAAGGGCGCTGTCGCGATAGCGAAACCGTTATCTGCTAATAGCCCTAATTACCCTAGAAGAGCGATTATGCGTAATCAGCAGGGCAGGGTGAAAGTAAGCTTTATAGTGGATAAGCGCGGCTATGTAGATAATATCGAATTAATAGAAAGCAGTGGGTATGCGTTGTTAGATCAGTCGGTGTTTCGATTTGCCGAAGAAGAGCGGTTTATTCCTGCGATGCAAGACGGCATCCCTATTGCATCGACTCAGTTGTACCTGTTTAGGTTTGTGCTTGAGTGA
- a CDS encoding heme ABC transporter ATP-binding protein: MTTQLACSNLGFSYGKQPVIKNISLSFNKGEFVGLIGPNGAGKSTLLNLLMGLIKPTSGEVELAGQPLKQYKQRSIARHISLVPQDVSINYAFSVREIVAMGRNPHLGAFQPEANRDRKLIHLAMEKTDLLRMADRSVNQLSGGERQRVFIARAIAQEAPILLMDEPTASLDLCHQLEVLSLIKTLTKDGHLAVSAIHDVELASRFCDRLILINDGKVAAQGTPIDVLTKENLYRHFSIEADVEPYDQEGQSVRVTAIRSCGNDKK, translated from the coding sequence ATGACAACACAATTAGCATGCTCTAATTTAGGCTTTTCCTATGGAAAGCAGCCGGTCATTAAAAATATTAGCTTAAGCTTCAACAAAGGGGAGTTTGTCGGCCTTATTGGGCCCAACGGAGCCGGTAAATCAACGCTACTCAACCTATTAATGGGGCTAATAAAGCCAACCAGCGGAGAAGTTGAGCTCGCAGGGCAACCGCTAAAACAGTATAAACAACGAAGCATCGCCCGCCATATATCACTGGTGCCTCAAGACGTCTCGATTAACTACGCGTTTAGTGTAAGAGAAATTGTGGCAATGGGCAGAAACCCGCACTTAGGTGCTTTTCAGCCTGAAGCGAACAGAGACCGTAAGCTCATTCACTTAGCAATGGAAAAAACCGACTTATTGCGGATGGCAGACCGTAGCGTGAACCAACTTTCTGGCGGCGAGCGACAGCGAGTTTTCATTGCCAGAGCCATCGCTCAAGAAGCCCCCATATTGTTAATGGATGAGCCGACCGCCAGTTTAGACCTTTGCCATCAGTTAGAGGTATTAAGCCTAATAAAAACTTTAACTAAAGACGGTCACTTAGCCGTTTCTGCCATTCACGATGTGGAATTAGCATCCCGCTTTTGTGACCGGTTAATACTCATTAATGACGGAAAAGTCGCCGCACAAGGTACGCCAATAGACGTGCTTACAAAAGAGAATCTTTATCGACATTTTTCTATCGAAGCAGACGTTGAGCCATATGATCAGGAAGGACAAAGTGTTCGGGTGACTGCGATTCGCTCATGTGGTAACGATAAAAAATAA
- a CDS encoding FecCD family ABC transporter permease, with amino-acid sequence MIFWAKPIYTIFWMLLILSVLMVIAIFQGPSSITLDNALTILSNTWGWSNTLEGVRPWMQNVLIDVRMPRVLVGALAGACLAISGAVMQGMFRNPLASPSVLGVSSGASLGAVLALYLGLAAVSVWALPLFAFIGAGLTLFLVYRIASQRGQTATGTLLLSGVAIGALTTALSSLILALSLNNWEVGRMIIYWTMGGLDGRTWDHVWLLLPFASLGIGMLLFFSRSLDALLLGEVHAASIGVDVLNTRRWLLVITAFMVGATVSVCGSIGFIGLVVPHILRLIMGPHHRYLLPASAIGGAITLVGADLLLRTFTPEKAIPLGVATATLGAPFFLFLLIKKRWSIQI; translated from the coding sequence ATGATTTTTTGGGCAAAGCCGATTTATACGATTTTCTGGATGCTGTTGATACTATCTGTGCTAATGGTCATCGCTATTTTTCAGGGGCCATCGAGTATCACGTTAGATAACGCACTCACCATACTCTCTAACACGTGGGGCTGGTCGAATACTCTTGAGGGTGTACGCCCTTGGATGCAAAATGTACTGATCGATGTACGCATGCCTCGCGTTCTCGTGGGCGCTCTTGCTGGGGCCTGCCTTGCGATTAGTGGTGCCGTAATGCAAGGAATGTTTCGTAACCCTTTGGCCTCACCTTCCGTACTTGGCGTTTCATCTGGCGCATCATTAGGGGCCGTTTTAGCCCTTTATCTAGGGCTCGCCGCAGTGTCTGTTTGGGCATTACCTCTGTTTGCATTTATCGGTGCAGGATTAACGCTTTTTTTGGTCTATCGCATTGCCAGTCAACGCGGCCAAACCGCAACCGGGACCCTACTGCTCTCCGGTGTTGCCATAGGGGCGTTAACCACCGCACTATCGTCATTGATTCTGGCACTATCCCTCAATAATTGGGAAGTTGGACGCATGATCATCTACTGGACGATGGGCGGTTTGGATGGCCGAACCTGGGACCATGTATGGTTGCTATTACCTTTTGCCAGCTTAGGCATTGGCATGTTGCTGTTTTTCTCCAGAAGTCTTGATGCATTATTACTCGGCGAAGTTCATGCCGCCTCAATCGGCGTAGATGTTCTCAATACTCGACGATGGTTATTAGTAATCACTGCATTTATGGTTGGCGCAACCGTTTCAGTTTGCGGCTCAATTGGTTTTATCGGCTTAGTAGTGCCTCATATTCTAAGGCTAATAATGGGCCCTCATCACCGGTATTTATTGCCCGCCTCAGCAATCGGGGGCGCTATTACCCTAGTGGGCGCAGACTTGTTATTACGCACGTTTACACCTGAGAAAGCGATTCCCCTTGGCGTTGCAACGGCAACATTAGGTGCACCCTTTTTCTTATTTCTTTTGATCAAAAAACGTTGGTCGATTCAAATATAA
- a CDS encoding ABC transporter substrate-binding protein — MFRLSSHHILILSALLLSGFIYGKLDIHAEIFNDSSFRSTIIKGDEFPKILVDAIGEEYSLNQPPQRIVSATLGTDEILSALISTDRISGVTYLADNTSMSNIPGWYPEQIQRVQGEVEEILSLEPDLVFVAGYTRAETVRLLLRSNIPVVRLSHYDSFSDVENNIMLVANITGAEKKAATMLNKLHRDAQVIKKKVQGLRRPRVLYYSLDGYTVGTGTKINEMIKMAGGYNVMNDTHITGAQKISEEMALGLEPDIILVNGWASEKPSPAELLATRIAWQNTPAVLNKQVHDLHGVWLLSVSQYSWNGIEEIARLIHPEVFE; from the coding sequence ATGTTTAGACTATCCAGCCATCATATACTTATTCTCTCGGCCTTGCTGCTAAGTGGGTTTATCTATGGGAAGCTGGATATTCATGCTGAAATATTCAACGACAGTTCATTTCGTTCGACCATCATTAAAGGCGATGAATTCCCCAAAATTTTGGTCGATGCTATTGGTGAAGAATACTCACTTAATCAACCACCCCAACGCATCGTCTCGGCCACGCTAGGAACAGACGAAATTCTATCTGCATTAATCAGTACCGATCGTATTTCAGGCGTAACGTACTTGGCCGACAACACGAGCATGTCAAACATACCCGGCTGGTACCCCGAACAGATTCAAAGAGTTCAAGGAGAAGTAGAAGAAATACTCTCTTTAGAGCCTGATCTCGTCTTTGTGGCCGGTTACACGCGCGCTGAAACCGTCAGACTGCTACTCAGGTCAAATATCCCTGTGGTACGACTCAGCCATTACGACTCGTTCAGTGATGTTGAAAACAACATTATGCTAGTAGCCAATATTACCGGCGCCGAAAAAAAAGCCGCTACAATGCTAAACAAATTGCACAGAGACGCTCAAGTAATAAAGAAAAAAGTACAGGGCCTACGCAGACCCAGAGTGCTGTATTATAGTCTCGACGGTTATACCGTAGGCACCGGCACCAAAATAAATGAAATGATTAAAATGGCCGGTGGTTATAACGTCATGAATGACACCCACATTACCGGCGCTCAAAAAATTAGTGAAGAGATGGCTCTAGGGCTAGAGCCTGATATCATTTTAGTGAATGGTTGGGCATCTGAAAAACCGTCTCCTGCTGAGCTGCTAGCCACTCGTATCGCATGGCAAAATACCCCCGCGGTACTTAACAAACAGGTTCATGACTTACACGGGGTATGGTTGCTTTCGGTCTCTCAATACAGTTGGAATGGCATAGAGGAAATAGCTAGACTCATACACCCTGAGGTATTTGAATGA
- a CDS encoding TonB-dependent receptor plug domain-containing protein, whose translation MLYLNTFKTSILASAITSLALSSGAHAEAPVDNSGTIQPTEAREIVISASRIEMAREASGSAVTVLDSDYLEQNQVRVISDVLRDIPGVSVSRGGGLGSPTSVRIRGAEANQTLVLIDGIEVNDVALDGEFNFGNLLNLEVERVEVLRGAQSALWGSDAMGGVINIVTKKGSGALNGKATIEGGSYDTHQETLSINAGTENYNYALSGTLLNSNGISTANEERGNTEKDGYENATINFKGGIQVLDNLSVDLVLRYLDADVETDAFMGGVGAVDSAENSETTQQTGKLSAKLDLLDEQWVHTLGFSANDTDNKMFNTGSLNYKTEGYKEKIEYQTDLFLNSSLVEKDDLAHRLTFTAEHEKEEFKNEDLVYVSAVDQEMDMSGFVFEYGASINDQYYVTVAGRRDLNSQFQNANTYRLTFAGWIVDNVRVHTSKGTGIKNPTFYELYGSSSTYTGNAYLNPEKSSTWDVGSEYHFDAVDGYVDLTYFHTDVDNLIVASWTTTTNMPSDSTIQGVELSMVLNPTNNFRLDGSFTYTDTDDGNGNELVRRPKHSGSINGSYLLPDIQTRITAGAQYVGKQDDFAYDAMWNRSQITLSEYTLVNIALSHQFNEHIELFGRVDNLLDEEYEEVFSYGTMGINAMVGISIKGSL comes from the coding sequence ATGCTGTACCTCAATACCTTCAAGACGTCTATTTTAGCATCGGCTATCACATCTCTTGCTCTCTCTTCTGGCGCTCATGCTGAAGCACCGGTAGACAATTCGGGCACCATACAACCAACTGAGGCTAGAGAAATCGTCATCAGTGCCTCTCGAATCGAAATGGCTCGTGAAGCCTCTGGTAGCGCGGTTACTGTTTTAGACTCAGACTACCTTGAACAAAATCAGGTTCGCGTTATTTCTGACGTCCTGAGAGATATCCCCGGCGTATCAGTGAGTCGAGGGGGCGGTTTAGGGTCGCCAACCAGTGTTCGTATCCGTGGTGCAGAAGCAAATCAAACCCTAGTACTGATAGACGGCATCGAAGTCAATGATGTGGCGCTTGACGGCGAGTTTAATTTCGGCAATCTGCTTAACCTTGAAGTTGAGCGAGTAGAAGTACTGCGTGGTGCCCAGAGTGCTCTTTGGGGAAGTGACGCCATGGGCGGTGTGATAAACATCGTGACGAAAAAAGGCAGTGGTGCGTTAAATGGTAAAGCGACAATAGAAGGCGGCAGTTACGACACGCATCAAGAAACGCTGAGCATTAATGCAGGCACAGAGAATTACAACTATGCGTTAAGCGGCACCCTGCTAAATAGCAATGGCATATCAACGGCTAACGAAGAACGGGGCAATACAGAAAAAGATGGCTACGAAAACGCAACCATCAACTTTAAAGGGGGCATTCAGGTCTTAGACAATCTTTCTGTAGACCTCGTTTTACGTTATCTAGACGCAGATGTAGAGACCGACGCCTTTATGGGCGGTGTAGGCGCTGTCGATAGCGCTGAAAACTCAGAAACCACCCAACAGACTGGCAAGCTATCAGCAAAGCTAGACTTACTGGACGAGCAGTGGGTCCATACATTAGGTTTTTCTGCGAATGACACCGACAATAAGATGTTTAACACTGGGTCACTCAACTACAAAACGGAAGGTTACAAGGAGAAAATCGAATATCAGACTGACTTATTCCTTAACAGCAGCCTCGTCGAAAAAGACGACTTAGCTCACCGATTGACCTTCACAGCTGAGCATGAAAAAGAAGAGTTCAAAAACGAGGATTTAGTTTATGTATCAGCTGTTGACCAAGAAATGGACATGTCAGGGTTCGTATTCGAATACGGCGCCAGCATTAATGACCAGTATTATGTTACCGTCGCCGGCAGACGTGACCTGAACAGTCAGTTTCAGAACGCCAATACCTACCGCTTAACTTTCGCCGGTTGGATTGTCGATAATGTGCGTGTTCACACAAGCAAAGGCACGGGTATTAAAAACCCAACGTTTTATGAATTATACGGTAGCTCTTCGACTTATACCGGTAACGCATATCTTAACCCTGAAAAAAGTTCGACATGGGATGTCGGGTCAGAGTATCACTTTGATGCAGTGGATGGTTATGTCGACCTAACCTACTTTCATACGGATGTTGATAACCTAATTGTCGCCTCTTGGACGACCACGACCAATATGCCCTCTGATTCAACCATTCAAGGCGTAGAGCTCAGTATGGTGTTAAACCCCACCAACAACTTTCGCCTTGATGGCAGCTTCACCTATACCGATACTGATGACGGGAATGGCAACGAGCTAGTAAGGCGACCTAAGCACTCAGGCAGCATTAATGGTAGTTACTTGCTCCCCGACATTCAGACTCGCATCACCGCAGGCGCTCAATATGTCGGAAAACAAGACGACTTTGCTTATGACGCCATGTGGAATAGGTCACAAATCACACTTTCAGAATACACATTAGTCAACATAGCGCTATCCCATCAATTCAATGAACATATTGAATTATTTGGCCGCGTAGATAACTTACTTGACGAAGAGTACGAAGAAGTCTTTAGCTATGGCACCATGGGCATCAATGCGATGGTAGGCATCTCGATTAAGGGCAGTTTATAA